A genomic window from Streptomyces sp. HUAS YS2 includes:
- the pucL gene encoding factor-independent urate hydroxylase, translated as MPTILGQNQYGKAENRVVKITRDGDTHHIKDLNVSVALSGDLDDVHLNGSNANCLPTDTTKNTVFAFAKEYGIESAEQFGIHLARHFVNSQEPIKRARIRIEEYAWDRIASSAANSKFIGADEVNHSFVRQGQETRVTQITYDGQNWEVISGLKDLIVMNSTNSEFWGYIKDKYTTLQEAYDRILATQVSGRWRFNWTDDEQRMPNWEKSYAETKKHMLQAFAETYSLSLQQTLYQMASRIINHRSEIDEVRFSLPNKHHFLVDLEPFGLKNENEVYYAADRMYGLIEATVLRDGATAQIPVDMTNL; from the coding sequence ATGCCCACGATTCTCGGCCAGAACCAGTACGGCAAAGCAGAGAACCGCGTCGTCAAGATCACGCGGGACGGCGACACCCACCACATCAAGGACCTCAACGTCTCCGTCGCCCTCTCCGGCGACCTCGACGACGTCCACCTCAACGGCTCGAACGCCAACTGCCTGCCCACCGACACGACCAAGAACACCGTGTTCGCCTTCGCCAAGGAATACGGGATCGAGTCGGCCGAGCAGTTCGGCATCCACCTGGCGCGTCACTTCGTGAACAGCCAGGAGCCCATCAAGCGGGCCCGGATCCGGATCGAGGAGTACGCCTGGGACCGCATCGCGTCCTCCGCGGCCAACTCCAAGTTCATCGGCGCCGACGAGGTCAACCACTCCTTCGTCCGTCAGGGCCAGGAGACCCGGGTCACCCAGATCACGTACGACGGTCAGAACTGGGAGGTCATCTCCGGCCTCAAGGACCTGATCGTCATGAACTCCACCAACTCGGAGTTCTGGGGCTACATCAAGGACAAGTACACGACGCTCCAGGAGGCGTACGACCGCATCCTGGCCACGCAGGTGTCCGGTCGCTGGCGGTTCAACTGGACCGACGACGAGCAGCGGATGCCCAACTGGGAGAAGTCCTACGCCGAGACGAAGAAGCACATGCTGCAGGCCTTCGCCGAGACGTACTCCCTCTCCCTGCAGCAGACGCTGTACCAGATGGCCTCCCGGATCATCAACCACCGTTCGGAGATCGACGAGGTCCGCTTCTCGCTCCCGAACAAGCACCACTTCCTGGTGGACCTGGAGCCGTTCGGCCTCAAGAACGAAAACGAGGTCTACTACGCCGCCGACCGCATGTACGGCCTGATCGAGGCCACCGTGCTGCGTGACGGAGCGACGGCGCAGATCCCGGTCGACATGACCAACCTCTAA
- the uraH gene encoding hydroxyisourate hydrolase — protein MSTATTASVSTHILDTSIGRPAEGVAISLSARSGSDKEWTALGGSATDADGRCKDLPALPEGTTHVRLDFETEAYFLSKHNQQAEAQQDAPANRDSDAFFPEVAITFAVKPGEHYHVPLLLNPFGYSVYRGS, from the coding sequence ATGAGCACGGCAACCACCGCCTCGGTGTCCACGCACATCCTGGACACCAGCATCGGCCGCCCCGCCGAGGGCGTCGCGATCTCCCTGTCGGCCCGCTCGGGCTCCGACAAGGAGTGGACGGCGCTCGGCGGATCCGCCACCGACGCCGACGGGCGGTGCAAGGACCTGCCGGCGCTGCCGGAGGGCACCACCCACGTACGTCTCGACTTCGAGACCGAGGCGTACTTCCTGAGCAAGCACAACCAGCAAGCCGAGGCGCAGCAGGACGCCCCCGCGAATCGGGACAGCGATGCGTTCTTCCCGGAGGTGGCGATCACGTTCGCCGTCAAGCCGGGCGAGCACTACCACGTACCGCTGCTGCTCAACCCGTTCGGCTACTCCGTTTACCGAGGGAGCTAG
- the uraD gene encoding 2-oxo-4-hydroxy-4-carboxy-5-ureidoimidazoline decarboxylase, which translates to MTSGTTPGLTRFNTSADSDAVAALHEVCSSSAWGSKVLAQRPYTTAEALFLASDAAMAELTAEDLAEAMAGHPPIGRPKAGDPTSSREQSGMAGASEQLKAEMLELNLAYQDKFGHVFLICATGKSGAEMRDAVRERIEHSPEQEREIVRTELGKINRIRLTRLVEEEN; encoded by the coding sequence GTGACTTCAGGTACGACACCGGGTCTCACCCGGTTCAACACCTCGGCGGACAGCGACGCTGTCGCGGCCCTCCACGAGGTGTGCTCCAGTTCGGCGTGGGGGAGCAAGGTTCTCGCCCAGCGCCCGTACACCACCGCCGAAGCCCTCTTCCTCGCCAGCGACGCCGCCATGGCCGAACTGACCGCCGAGGATCTGGCCGAGGCGATGGCGGGCCACCCGCCGATCGGTCGTCCGAAGGCAGGGGACCCGACCTCCTCCCGCGAGCAGAGCGGGATGGCCGGGGCCTCCGAGCAGCTCAAGGCGGAGATGCTCGAACTCAACCTGGCCTACCAGGACAAGTTCGGCCACGTCTTCCTGATCTGCGCCACCGGCAAGTCCGGTGCGGAGATGCGCGACGCGGTCCGGGAACGGATCGAGCACTCGCCCGAGCAGGAGCGGGAAATCGTCCGCACCGAGCTGGGCAAGATCAACCGGATCCGGCTGACCCGTCTCGTAGAGGAAGAGAACTGA
- a CDS encoding helix-turn-helix domain-containing protein, whose protein sequence is MGAEILGPEQAGADDVVLSWEGTDVVAVRLPQLSESLDHILAAMERRHGKPLSELDRKAKQETVRILEARGAFSVRHGVETVAGALGVSRFTVYNYLNRETALNREKAPKGD, encoded by the coding sequence ATGGGCGCCGAGATACTCGGCCCCGAGCAGGCCGGGGCCGACGACGTCGTGCTGTCCTGGGAGGGCACGGACGTCGTCGCCGTACGGCTTCCGCAGCTGTCCGAGTCGCTGGACCACATCCTGGCGGCCATGGAGCGGCGGCACGGAAAGCCGCTGTCCGAGCTGGACCGCAAGGCCAAGCAGGAGACTGTCCGCATTCTGGAGGCACGGGGTGCCTTCTCGGTGCGCCACGGAGTGGAGACGGTGGCCGGCGCCCTGGGTGTCAGCCGCTTCACCGTGTACAACTACCTGAACAGGGAGACCGCCCTGAACAGGGAAAAGGCTCCCAAGGGCGACTAG
- a CDS encoding ABC transporter permease, translated as MNPSLPPLRPARLRPLDVLRLSLSGLRAKPMRAVLSAAGISIGIAAMVAVMGISTSSRAELQATLDTLGTNLLRVEAGESLTGERTALPPEVTGMVRRVPPVTDASSVAGIDAKVYRSELIPKEETNALEVMAVQPDLLGTLGVRTAQGAWLNRATGRYPAVVLGSAAARRLGVIRPEPGLQILVGGKQFTVVGVLEPAVLAPELNSAVLVGFEAARRTLEFDGRPTALYVRAEEHAVGDVRAVLARTVNPEQPDAVRVDRPSDALAAKLAADEAFTGLLLGIGAVALLVGGIGVANTMVIAVLERRGEIGLRRALGATRGQVRNQFFTESLVLSGLGGCGGALLGLVITVGYAGHRGWPVALPATAVAGAALGTLVIGAVAGLYPAVRAAKVSPTTALATA; from the coding sequence ATGAACCCGTCCCTGCCGCCGCTCCGTCCGGCGCGGCTGCGACCGCTCGACGTGCTGCGGCTGAGCCTGTCCGGGCTGCGGGCCAAGCCGATGCGGGCGGTGCTGTCCGCCGCCGGGATCTCCATCGGCATCGCCGCGATGGTGGCCGTCATGGGCATCTCCACCTCCAGCCGGGCCGAGCTCCAGGCCACCCTGGACACGCTCGGCACCAACCTGCTGCGCGTCGAGGCGGGGGAGTCGCTGACCGGCGAGCGGACCGCCCTGCCGCCCGAGGTCACCGGCATGGTCCGGCGCGTCCCGCCCGTCACCGACGCCAGCTCCGTGGCCGGGATCGACGCCAAGGTCTATCGCTCCGAACTGATCCCGAAGGAGGAGACCAACGCGCTGGAGGTGATGGCGGTCCAGCCGGACCTGCTCGGCACCCTGGGCGTGCGCACCGCTCAGGGCGCCTGGCTCAACCGGGCGACCGGCCGCTACCCGGCGGTGGTGCTCGGCTCCGCGGCGGCGCGCCGGCTGGGGGTGATCCGACCGGAGCCGGGCCTGCAGATCCTGGTCGGCGGCAAGCAGTTCACCGTCGTCGGCGTCCTGGAGCCGGCCGTGCTCGCGCCCGAGCTCAACAGCGCCGTACTCGTCGGCTTCGAGGCCGCCCGGCGGACCCTGGAGTTCGACGGCCGCCCGACCGCGCTGTACGTGCGTGCCGAGGAGCACGCGGTGGGCGACGTGCGCGCCGTCCTGGCCCGTACGGTCAACCCGGAGCAGCCGGACGCGGTGCGGGTCGACCGGCCCTCGGACGCGCTCGCGGCCAAGCTCGCCGCGGACGAGGCGTTCACCGGCCTGCTGCTCGGCATCGGGGCGGTGGCCCTGCTGGTCGGCGGGATCGGCGTGGCCAACACCATGGTCATCGCGGTCCTGGAACGCCGCGGCGAGATCGGCCTGCGCAGGGCACTGGGTGCCACTCGGGGGCAGGTGCGGAACCAGTTCTTCACCGAGTCGCTGGTGCTGTCGGGCCTCGGGGGCTGTGGCGGCGCGCTGCTCGGCCTGGTCATCACCGTCGGGTACGCGGGGCATCGCGGCTGGCCGGTGGCCCTGCCGGCGACGGCCGTGGCGGGCGCGGCGCTGGGCACCCTGGTCATCGGCGCGGTGGCGGGCCTGTACCCGGCGGTGCGCGCGGCGAAGGTCTCGCCGACGACGGCCCTGGCCACGGCCTGA
- a CDS encoding ABC transporter ATP-binding protein yields MGEVTAEAVAGADEAGGSERLVVELAGVTRSYPGSPPVHAVRGVSLRVRPGELLAVVGPSGSGKSTLLNLIGTLDRPSAGRVRIAGYDVDRLSDRELSTLRAEHIGFVFQQFFLTPGVSAVGNVAEGLLYTGLSRRDRIAAATESLRRVGLGHRLTHRPHELSGGERQRVALARAVAGRPSLLLADEPTGSLDSASGASVVELLRELNADGTTVVVITHDTDLASRLPRRVTMRDGHLVGDETTAPGSGRPPAPSGGPEADASEEDRR; encoded by the coding sequence ATCGGTGAGGTGACCGCGGAGGCGGTCGCCGGGGCGGACGAGGCCGGCGGGTCCGAACGCCTCGTGGTCGAGCTCGCGGGCGTGACCCGCAGCTATCCGGGCAGTCCGCCGGTGCATGCCGTGCGCGGGGTCTCGCTCCGTGTCCGGCCGGGCGAGCTGCTCGCGGTCGTGGGTCCGTCCGGCTCGGGCAAGTCCACGCTGCTGAACCTGATCGGCACCCTCGACCGGCCGTCCGCGGGGCGGGTGCGGATCGCGGGGTACGACGTGGACCGGCTCTCGGACCGGGAGCTGTCCACGCTGCGCGCGGAGCACATCGGCTTCGTCTTCCAGCAGTTCTTCCTCACCCCCGGGGTGAGCGCGGTCGGCAACGTGGCGGAGGGCCTGCTCTACACCGGGCTCTCCCGGCGGGACCGGATCGCCGCCGCCACCGAGAGCCTGCGCCGGGTCGGCCTCGGCCACCGGCTGACGCACCGCCCGCACGAGCTGTCCGGCGGCGAGCGCCAGCGCGTCGCGCTGGCCCGCGCGGTGGCCGGCCGGCCGAGCCTGCTCCTCGCCGACGAGCCCACGGGCTCGCTCGATTCGGCGTCCGGGGCGAGCGTGGTCGAGCTGCTGCGGGAGCTGAACGCGGACGGCACGACGGTCGTGGTCATCACCCACGACACGGACCTGGCGTCCCGGCTGCCCCGCCGCGTCACGATGCGCGACGGCCACCTGGTGGGGGACGAGACAACGGCCCCGGGCAGCGGCCGTCCGCCCGCTCCGTCCGGTGGGCCGGAGGCCGACGCTTCCGAGGAGGACCGCCGATGA
- a CDS encoding peptidoglycan-binding domain-containing protein, producing the protein MTGADPGGRVALGPVVDDPPGRRVRAPAQAPGEETRVEDAVAGEGPRRPRRTRILLASCVAVAAVATAGAVVLAGRGGQEAPPGRGEAPATAPVTRGDLTASETLDGTLQYGDEVFLPNRLNGTVTWVAAPGTQVARGGVLYRLDEKPVVLLYGDVPAYRAFKEDMSDGGDVKELERNLAALGYSGFTVDEEFTENTAAAIKRWQKDLGLKKTGELELGRVLFAPQAVRAGQPDKKPGVEAQSGSPVLATTSAERSVTVKATMAQQQLLPQGGKVSVLLPGRDAPVPGKVTSVGTVVGGDGDGGDDDKDDGGDPKNDGDRTVTVRIALLDQKAAGALTYAPVRVRAESERRRGVLSVPVAALLALREGGHGVQVVGADGATRILPVTTGLFSGGRVEVSGAGVTEGLKVGIPAL; encoded by the coding sequence GTGACCGGCGCCGACCCCGGCGGCAGGGTCGCGCTGGGACCCGTCGTCGACGACCCGCCGGGCAGGCGGGTCCGCGCGCCGGCGCAGGCCCCGGGCGAGGAGACCCGGGTCGAGGACGCGGTGGCCGGGGAGGGCCCGCGCCGACCCCGACGTACCCGCATCCTCCTCGCGTCCTGCGTGGCCGTCGCCGCCGTCGCCACCGCGGGCGCGGTGGTCCTGGCCGGCCGGGGCGGGCAGGAGGCGCCGCCCGGCCGGGGGGAGGCCCCCGCCACCGCGCCCGTCACCCGCGGGGATCTCACCGCTTCGGAAACCCTCGACGGCACGCTGCAGTACGGCGACGAGGTCTTCCTGCCCAACCGGCTGAACGGGACCGTGACCTGGGTCGCCGCGCCGGGGACGCAGGTCGCCCGCGGCGGGGTCCTGTACCGGCTGGACGAGAAACCCGTCGTCCTGCTGTACGGCGACGTCCCCGCGTACCGCGCCTTCAAGGAGGACATGTCCGACGGCGGCGACGTGAAGGAGCTGGAGCGGAACCTCGCCGCGCTGGGCTACTCCGGCTTCACCGTCGACGAGGAGTTCACCGAGAACACCGCCGCCGCGATCAAGCGCTGGCAGAAGGACCTCGGCCTGAAGAAGACCGGCGAGCTGGAGCTCGGCCGGGTGCTCTTCGCCCCGCAGGCGGTACGGGCCGGGCAGCCCGACAAGAAACCCGGGGTCGAGGCGCAGAGCGGCAGCCCCGTCCTCGCCACCACCAGCGCCGAACGGTCGGTCACGGTCAAGGCCACCATGGCCCAGCAGCAGCTGCTGCCCCAGGGCGGGAAGGTCTCCGTGCTGCTGCCCGGCCGCGACGCCCCCGTCCCCGGCAAGGTGACCTCCGTCGGCACCGTCGTCGGCGGAGACGGCGACGGCGGGGACGACGACAAGGACGACGGCGGCGACCCGAAGAATGACGGCGACCGCACCGTGACCGTACGCATCGCGCTGCTCGACCAGAAGGCCGCCGGCGCGCTCACGTACGCACCCGTCCGCGTCCGGGCCGAGAGCGAACGGCGGCGCGGGGTGCTCTCCGTGCCCGTCGCCGCGCTGCTCGCCCTGCGCGAGGGCGGACACGGCGTCCAGGTCGTCGGGGCCGACGGCGCCACCCGCATCCTGCCGGTCACCACCGGGCTGTTCAGCGGCGGCCGGGTCGAGGTGTCGGGGGCGGGCGTCACCGAGGGACTCAAGGTGGGGATTCCGGCACTGTGA
- a CDS encoding TIM barrel protein translates to MGYTDQRFDVNLSILFTELPLLERPAAAAAAGFTAVELWWPWIDTATPEQSELDALKKALDDAGTQLVGLNFYAGQLPGPDRGALSVPGEESDRFRANIDVAADFAASVGCKALNALYGNRVEGVDPQVQDALALENLVLAARAADRVGAILLVETLNKPESPLYPLVSAPAAIEVVDKVNAATGLGNAKFLLDIYHLSMNGEDVSQVIAQYADKTGHVQIADNPGRGAPGTGSLPLEQLLDELKKAGYDGWVGLEYKAADAAASFEWLPAEARAAR, encoded by the coding sequence ATGGGATACACGGACCAGCGCTTCGATGTGAACCTGTCGATCCTCTTCACGGAACTCCCGCTCCTGGAGCGCCCCGCGGCCGCCGCCGCGGCCGGCTTCACCGCGGTCGAGCTGTGGTGGCCCTGGATCGACACCGCCACCCCCGAGCAGAGCGAGCTCGACGCCCTGAAGAAGGCGCTCGACGACGCCGGCACCCAGCTCGTGGGCCTGAACTTCTACGCGGGACAGCTGCCCGGCCCGGACCGCGGCGCCCTCTCCGTACCGGGTGAGGAGTCGGACCGCTTCCGCGCCAACATCGACGTGGCCGCGGACTTCGCCGCCTCGGTCGGCTGCAAGGCGCTCAACGCGCTCTACGGCAACCGCGTCGAGGGCGTGGACCCGCAGGTCCAGGACGCCCTCGCCCTGGAGAACCTGGTCCTGGCGGCCCGCGCGGCCGACCGGGTCGGTGCGATCCTCCTGGTCGAGACCCTCAACAAGCCGGAGTCGCCGCTCTACCCGCTGGTGAGCGCGCCCGCCGCCATCGAGGTCGTCGACAAGGTGAACGCGGCCACCGGACTCGGCAACGCCAAGTTCCTCCTCGACATCTACCACCTGTCGATGAACGGCGAGGACGTCAGCCAGGTCATCGCGCAGTACGCCGACAAGACCGGCCACGTGCAGATCGCCGACAACCCGGGCCGCGGCGCGCCGGGCACCGGCTCGCTCCCGTTGGAGCAGCTGCTCGACGAGCTCAAGAAGGCCGGATACGACGGCTGGGTCGGCCTGGAGTACAAGGCCGCCGACGCCGCCGCGTCCTTCGAGTGGCTCCCGGCCGAGGCCCGCGCGGCCCGCTGA
- a CDS encoding 2-hydroxy-3-oxopropionate reductase, producing the protein MSNLPKIAWIGLGIMGSPMSENLIKAGYSVTGFTLEQDKLERLAAAGGTAAGSIAEAVKDADVIITMVPASPQVEAINYGPEGILENARSGALIVDMSSITPQTSVDLAKNAAEKGIRVIDAPVSGGEAGAIEAVLSIMVGGEQADFDEALPILEALGKTIVLCGPHGSGQTVKAANQLIVAVNIQACAEAVVFLEKSGVDLNAALDVLNGGLAGSTVLTRKKDNFLNRDFKPGFRIDLHHKDMGIVTDAARNVGAALPVGAVVAQLVASLRAQGDGGLDHSALLRAVERLSGQQV; encoded by the coding sequence ATGAGCAACCTTCCCAAGATCGCCTGGATCGGCCTCGGCATCATGGGCTCGCCCATGTCCGAGAACCTGATCAAGGCGGGCTACTCCGTCACCGGCTTCACCCTGGAGCAGGACAAGCTGGAGCGCCTGGCCGCCGCCGGCGGCACCGCGGCCGGCTCGATCGCCGAGGCCGTCAAGGACGCCGACGTCATCATCACGATGGTGCCGGCCTCCCCGCAGGTCGAGGCCATCAACTACGGTCCCGAGGGCATCCTCGAGAACGCCAGGTCCGGCGCCCTCATCGTCGACATGTCGTCGATCACCCCGCAGACCTCCGTGGACCTGGCGAAGAACGCGGCCGAGAAGGGCATCCGCGTCATCGACGCCCCGGTGTCCGGCGGCGAGGCGGGCGCCATCGAGGCCGTCCTGTCCATCATGGTCGGCGGCGAGCAGGCCGACTTCGACGAGGCCCTCCCGATCCTCGAGGCCCTCGGCAAGACCATCGTGCTCTGTGGCCCGCACGGCTCCGGCCAGACGGTGAAGGCCGCCAACCAGCTGATCGTCGCGGTCAACATCCAGGCGTGCGCCGAGGCCGTGGTCTTCCTGGAGAAGTCCGGCGTGGACCTGAACGCCGCCCTGGACGTCCTCAACGGCGGTCTGGCCGGCTCGACCGTGCTGACCCGCAAGAAGGACAACTTCCTGAACCGGGACTTCAAGCCCGGCTTCCGGATCGACCTGCACCACAAGGACATGGGCATCGTCACCGACGCCGCCCGCAACGTCGGCGCGGCCCTCCCGGTCGGCGCCGTGGTCGCCCAGCTCGTCGCCTCCCTGCGTGCGCAGGGCGACGGCGGCCTGGACCACTCGGCCCTGCTGCGCGCCGTCGAGCGCCTCTCCGGCCAGCAGGTCTGA
- a CDS encoding catalase — MSKRVLTTESGAPVADNQNSATAGVGGPILLQDQHLLEKLARFNRERIPERVVHARGSGAYGYFEVTDDVTAYTKADFLGEVGKKTELFIRFSTVADSLGGADAVRDPRGFAVKFYTEEGNYDLVGNNTPVFFIKDPIKFPDFIHSQKRDPFTGKQEADNVWDFWAHAPEATHQVTWLMGDRGIPASYRHMNGYGSHTYQWTNEAGEAFFVKYHFKTNQGIRSLSAEQAAEVVGSDANSHQTDLLQSIERGVNPSWTLYVQVMPAAEAAEYRFNPFDLTKVWPHSDYPLQRVGRMVLDRNPDNVFAEVEQAAFSPNNFVPGIGPSPDKMLQGRLFAYADAHRYRLGVNHTQLPVNAPKATEADNYGRDGYMATRNGSRHDKNYEPNSYQGPAQTDTPLSAPLAIHGWTGTHAAPLHTKDDDFFQAGELYRLMSEDEKNRLVANIAGGLSQVSREDLIEKNIAHFAAADADYGKRVEEAVRALRD, encoded by the coding sequence ATGTCGAAGCGCGTGCTTACGACCGAGTCCGGCGCCCCCGTCGCCGACAACCAGAACTCCGCCACCGCCGGCGTCGGTGGCCCCATCCTGCTCCAGGACCAGCACCTGCTGGAGAAGCTCGCCCGGTTCAACCGCGAGCGCATCCCGGAGCGCGTGGTGCACGCCCGCGGCTCCGGCGCGTACGGCTACTTCGAGGTGACCGACGACGTCACCGCCTACACCAAGGCGGACTTCCTCGGCGAGGTCGGCAAGAAGACCGAGCTCTTCATCCGCTTCTCCACCGTGGCCGACTCGCTCGGCGGCGCGGACGCGGTCCGCGACCCGCGCGGCTTCGCGGTGAAGTTCTACACCGAAGAGGGCAACTACGACCTCGTCGGCAACAACACCCCGGTGTTCTTCATCAAGGACCCGATCAAGTTCCCCGACTTCATCCACTCCCAGAAGCGCGACCCCTTCACGGGCAAGCAGGAGGCGGACAACGTCTGGGACTTCTGGGCGCACGCCCCCGAGGCGACGCACCAGGTGACCTGGCTCATGGGCGACCGCGGCATCCCCGCCTCGTACCGCCACATGAACGGCTACGGCTCGCACACCTACCAGTGGACCAACGAGGCGGGCGAGGCCTTCTTCGTCAAGTACCACTTCAAGACGAACCAGGGCATCCGCTCGCTCTCCGCCGAGCAGGCCGCCGAGGTCGTCGGCAGCGACGCCAACTCGCACCAGACCGACCTGCTGCAGTCCATCGAGCGCGGCGTGAACCCCTCCTGGACCCTGTACGTCCAGGTCATGCCGGCCGCCGAGGCCGCCGAGTACCGCTTCAACCCGTTCGACCTCACCAAGGTGTGGCCGCACAGCGACTACCCGCTGCAGCGCGTCGGCCGGATGGTCCTCGACCGCAACCCGGACAACGTCTTCGCCGAGGTCGAGCAGGCCGCGTTCTCCCCGAACAACTTCGTGCCGGGCATCGGTCCTTCGCCGGACAAGATGCTCCAGGGCCGGCTGTTCGCCTACGCGGACGCCCACCGCTACCGTCTCGGTGTCAACCACACCCAGCTGCCGGTGAACGCCCCCAAGGCGACCGAGGCCGACAACTACGGCCGGGACGGCTACATGGCCACCCGCAACGGCTCGCGCCACGACAAGAACTACGAGCCCAACTCGTACCAGGGCCCGGCCCAGACGGACACCCCGCTGTCCGCGCCGCTCGCGATCCACGGCTGGACCGGCACCCACGCGGCCCCGCTGCACACCAAGGACGACGACTTCTTCCAGGCCGGTGAGCTGTACCGGCTGATGTCCGAGGACGAGAAGAACCGCCTCGTCGCCAACATCGCCGGCGGCCTCTCCCAGGTCTCCCGCGAGGACCTCATCGAGAAGAACATCGCGCACTTCGCCGCCGCCGACGCGGACTACGGCAAGCGCGTGGAGGAGGCGGTCCGCGCCCTGCGCGACTGA